One stretch of Streptomyces sp. NBC_01363 DNA includes these proteins:
- a CDS encoding NCS2 family permease translates to MSPSATAPVDASQPAAPQPQGGLDRFFKISERGSSVAREIRGGFATFFAMAYIIVLNPIILGSAKDMYGHQLDGGQLVTATVLTAAFSTLLMGVIGNVPIALAAGLGVNTVVALQLAPRMSWPDAMGMVVLAGIVVMLLVATGLRERVMHAVPTSLRKGIAIGIGLFILLIGLVDSGFVSRVPDAAHTTVPLQLGSDGHLNGWPVLVFILGALLTLALIVRKVPGAILISIVAMTVLAMIIDAIADLPGQAWGLTVPQWPGNPVATPDFGLIGKVSLFGGFDKVGVLTGVLFVFTVLLSCFFDAMGTILGVGDEAKLTDKDGNFPGINKVLFVDGIAVAAGGASSASAGTCFVESTAGVGEGARTGFASIVTGLLFTVALFLTPLATMVPSQAATPALLAVGFLIISGSVRDIDWSDYTLAIPAFLAMLMMPFTYSITNGIGIGFIAFSVLRVVAGRWREVPVPMYVVSAVFVFYYAMPALGLT, encoded by the coding sequence ATGTCCCCCTCGGCCACCGCTCCGGTCGATGCCAGTCAGCCCGCGGCTCCGCAGCCACAAGGCGGCCTGGATCGTTTCTTCAAGATCTCCGAGCGGGGGTCGTCGGTTGCACGCGAGATCCGCGGCGGATTCGCTACGTTCTTCGCAATGGCGTACATCATCGTGCTGAACCCGATCATTCTCGGCAGCGCCAAGGACATGTACGGCCATCAGCTCGACGGCGGCCAGCTGGTCACCGCCACCGTGCTGACCGCCGCGTTCTCCACGCTCCTGATGGGCGTCATCGGCAACGTGCCGATCGCGCTGGCGGCCGGCCTCGGCGTCAACACCGTCGTGGCCCTCCAGCTCGCCCCCCGGATGAGCTGGCCGGACGCGATGGGCATGGTCGTCCTCGCGGGCATCGTGGTGATGCTGCTGGTCGCGACCGGACTGCGGGAACGCGTGATGCACGCCGTGCCGACCTCGCTCCGCAAGGGCATCGCGATCGGCATCGGCCTCTTCATCCTGCTGATCGGCCTGGTCGACTCGGGCTTCGTCTCCCGCGTCCCGGACGCCGCGCACACCACCGTGCCGCTCCAGCTCGGCAGTGACGGCCACCTCAACGGCTGGCCGGTCCTGGTCTTCATCCTCGGCGCGCTGCTCACCCTCGCGCTGATCGTCCGCAAGGTGCCGGGCGCGATCCTGATCTCCATCGTCGCGATGACGGTCCTCGCGATGATCATCGACGCGATCGCCGATCTGCCGGGCCAGGCATGGGGGCTGACCGTCCCGCAGTGGCCGGGCAATCCGGTCGCCACCCCGGACTTCGGGCTGATCGGCAAGGTCAGTCTGTTCGGCGGCTTCGACAAGGTCGGTGTGCTCACCGGCGTCCTGTTCGTCTTCACCGTGCTGCTGTCCTGCTTCTTCGACGCGATGGGCACCATCCTCGGTGTCGGCGACGAGGCGAAGCTGACGGACAAGGACGGCAACTTCCCCGGCATCAACAAGGTGCTGTTCGTGGACGGCATCGCGGTCGCCGCGGGCGGTGCGAGCTCCGCCTCCGCGGGCACCTGCTTCGTGGAGTCCACGGCGGGTGTCGGCGAGGGTGCCCGCACCGGCTTCGCGAGCATCGTGACGGGCCTGCTGTTCACGGTGGCGCTGTTCCTGACGCCGCTGGCGACCATGGTCCCGTCGCAGGCGGCCACCCCCGCGCTGCTGGCGGTGGGCTTCCTGATCATCTCGGGCTCGGTGCGGGACATCGACTGGAGCGACTACACGCTCGCCATCCCGGCCTTCCTCGCCATGCTGATGATGCCGTTCACGTACTCGATCACCAACGGCATCGGCATCGGCTTCATCGCCTTCTCCGTGCTGCGGGTGGTGGCCGGACGCTGGCGCGAGGTGCCGGTGCCCATGTACGTGGTGTCGGCGGTCTTCGTCTTCTACTACGCGATGCCGGCCCTCGGCCTCACGTGA
- the thpR gene encoding RNA 2',3'-cyclic phosphodiesterase, translating into MSRLRLFVAVLPPAPAVEELRRAAAPLHALPEAEGLRWTDVSGWHYTLAFLGPVDEELLPELEERLARAAHRTDPFPLRIHGAGRFGGRALWVGAAGALDTLRLLAERADAAARRTGIPMDEHRRYHPHLTLARSRRAEVDLRPCVEALGSFEGTGWEVGELALVRSDLPVSGVPGERPGYEVVASWSLGH; encoded by the coding sequence ATGAGCCGTCTCAGACTCTTCGTTGCCGTGCTGCCGCCCGCCCCCGCCGTCGAGGAACTGCGCCGTGCCGCCGCCCCGCTGCACGCGCTGCCCGAGGCCGAGGGGCTTCGCTGGACCGATGTGTCCGGCTGGCACTACACGCTCGCCTTCCTCGGGCCCGTGGACGAGGAGCTGCTGCCCGAACTGGAGGAGCGCCTCGCACGGGCCGCCCACCGCACCGACCCCTTCCCGCTCCGCATCCACGGCGCCGGCCGGTTCGGCGGCCGGGCGCTCTGGGTGGGGGCCGCGGGCGCGCTCGACACGCTGCGGCTGCTCGCCGAGCGCGCCGACGCCGCCGCCCGCCGCACCGGCATTCCGATGGACGAGCACCGCCGCTACCACCCGCACCTCACCCTCGCCCGCAGCCGGCGCGCCGAGGTCGACCTGCGGCCCTGCGTCGAGGCGCTCGGAAGCTTCGAGGGCACCGGGTGGGAGGTCGGCGAGCTGGCCCTCGTACGCAGCGATCTGCCGGTCTCGGGGGTGCCGGGCGAGCGGCCCGGGTACGAGGTGGTCGCATCCTGGTCGCTGGGGCACTGA
- a CDS encoding ribbon-helix-helix protein, CopG family, translated as MGSTVLSLRIDGELLDRLRQHAAKRGMSVQDYVVRTLIRDDFDERFKAAVDETERFYGPEGTTGIRAEEVT; from the coding sequence ATGGGATCGACTGTGCTCAGCCTGCGGATAGACGGTGAGCTGCTCGACCGGCTCCGGCAGCATGCCGCCAAACGCGGAATGAGCGTCCAGGACTATGTCGTCCGGACGCTCATTCGCGATGACTTCGACGAGCGCTTCAAGGCGGCCGTCGACGAGACGGAGAGGTTCTACGGCCCCGAGGGGACCACGGGGATCAGGGCCGAAGAGGTCACGTGA
- a CDS encoding MarR family winged helix-turn-helix transcriptional regulator — protein MPDLIHDGDSAAAVSSLRSAVMLLSRRLKHQRVDESLSPTEMSVLGTLARCGSATPGELARKEHVQPPSMTRIVALLEAKGLVRLEPHPDDRRQKVVSQTEQAEAMLEESRSKRNAWLTALAEGLDEDEWATLRKAAPVLEKLAHL, from the coding sequence ATGCCTGACCTGATCCACGACGGCGACAGTGCGGCCGCCGTGAGCTCCCTTCGCTCCGCCGTGATGCTGCTCAGTCGGCGCCTCAAGCACCAGCGCGTCGACGAGTCGCTGAGCCCCACCGAGATGTCGGTGCTCGGCACGCTCGCCAGGTGCGGCTCGGCCACACCGGGCGAGCTGGCCCGCAAGGAGCATGTGCAGCCTCCGTCGATGACTCGCATCGTCGCGCTGCTGGAAGCGAAGGGGCTGGTCAGACTGGAACCGCACCCCGATGACCGTCGCCAGAAGGTGGTCAGCCAGACCGAGCAGGCGGAAGCCATGCTCGAAGAGAGCCGCTCCAAGCGGAACGCCTGGCTGACCGCCCTCGCCGAGGGCCTGGACGAGGACGAGTGGGCGACGCTCCGCAAGGCGGCGCCCGTGCTGGAGAAGCTCGCCCACCTGTAG
- a CDS encoding serine/threonine-protein kinase, giving the protein MHSEGTAGRDSDHGQGDGSPRRADGGRAGGFPRSDSTEHAQAWPDTHPTPESSPSPDRAATPAPHHVIDGRYELLHSLGRGGMGEVWEALDTRLDRHVAVKGLLGRDAIGAATQEQMMQRARREAAAIAKIRHPNVVAVHDRVESGNQVWIVMDLLNARSLADLMREERRLPLRRTAAIGLQVLGGLRAVHEARVVHRDVKPANILFAKDDFAILADFGIATFDGAVPLTRAGELIGTFKYLAPELLGQTSQESAATPASDLWSLGVTLYEMVEGRHPFDRPNEYEVLVAACQSDPLPMEHGGDLAEVVGRLMHKDPRRRLSAESAEEMLRKILRDSAAKPDPVPEPVPPPAPVRPQAPPPPPPPPQVPRKRVPGWQKVSAAVVCGALLAGLGWFAADRMRGDGEADAGARSGQGSEPESYIKTHPILKVGVKADQPGLSEKTKDGKYRGYEIDVAYAIAHDMGYSRDRVAFEPVSSENRSTILQKGDVDLVIATYSITPERKHAKPPDYSVAFAGPYYVASRSFMVRKKAKRVSIDDSRMLRKKQFEVCTARSSTYETWLPRAGYNMTGSLPNGYDRCVRDLLDPTSSVYAVSTDDVILAGFVKNNPSELKRLDSGPGAEGYGVAMNPDAKGLKREVCSSLKKIMTDGVWERLYAGHLAPLLNRSNPPNKPKLEECQS; this is encoded by the coding sequence ATGCACAGCGAGGGTACGGCCGGTCGCGATTCGGACCACGGGCAAGGCGACGGATCCCCCCGCAGGGCCGACGGCGGGCGGGCGGGCGGCTTCCCCCGGAGCGATTCGACCGAGCACGCGCAGGCGTGGCCGGACACGCATCCGACGCCGGAGTCCTCACCGTCGCCGGACCGGGCGGCGACTCCCGCACCGCACCACGTGATCGACGGCCGTTACGAGCTCCTGCACAGCCTCGGACGCGGTGGCATGGGCGAGGTCTGGGAGGCGCTGGACACCCGCCTGGACCGCCACGTCGCGGTGAAGGGCCTGCTCGGCCGGGACGCCATCGGCGCGGCCACGCAGGAGCAGATGATGCAGCGGGCCCGACGGGAGGCCGCGGCCATCGCCAAGATCAGGCACCCGAACGTGGTGGCGGTGCACGACCGGGTCGAGTCCGGCAACCAGGTCTGGATCGTGATGGACCTGCTCAACGCGCGTTCGCTGGCGGACCTGATGCGCGAGGAGCGGCGGCTCCCGTTGCGGCGGACGGCCGCGATCGGCCTCCAGGTGCTGGGCGGGTTGCGGGCGGTCCACGAGGCGCGGGTGGTCCACCGCGACGTGAAGCCCGCCAACATCCTTTTCGCCAAGGACGACTTCGCGATCCTGGCGGACTTCGGCATCGCGACCTTCGACGGCGCCGTCCCGCTCACCAGGGCCGGTGAACTCATCGGCACCTTCAAGTACCTGGCGCCCGAACTGCTCGGCCAGACCTCGCAGGAGAGCGCCGCGACACCCGCGTCCGACCTGTGGTCGCTGGGCGTCACGCTGTACGAGATGGTCGAGGGCAGGCACCCCTTCGACCGGCCGAACGAATACGAGGTCCTGGTCGCCGCCTGCCAGTCCGACCCCCTTCCGATGGAGCACGGCGGGGACCTGGCCGAGGTCGTGGGCCGGCTGATGCACAAGGACCCGCGCCGGCGCCTGAGCGCCGAGAGCGCGGAGGAGATGCTGCGGAAGATCCTCCGTGATTCGGCGGCGAAGCCGGACCCCGTACCCGAGCCTGTGCCGCCGCCCGCCCCCGTACGTCCCCAGGCACCGCCTCCGCCGCCCCCGCCGCCCCAGGTGCCGAGGAAGCGCGTCCCGGGCTGGCAGAAGGTCTCGGCGGCCGTGGTGTGCGGGGCCCTGCTGGCCGGTCTCGGATGGTTCGCCGCGGACCGGATGCGGGGGGACGGTGAGGCGGACGCGGGCGCCCGGTCCGGCCAGGGTTCCGAACCGGAGTCGTACATCAAGACGCACCCGATCCTGAAGGTGGGCGTCAAGGCCGATCAGCCCGGACTGAGCGAGAAGACCAAGGACGGCAAGTACCGCGGGTACGAGATCGACGTGGCCTATGCCATCGCGCACGACATGGGCTACAGCCGCGACCGGGTCGCCTTCGAGCCCGTGAGCAGCGAGAACCGGAGCACGATACTGCAGAAGGGCGATGTGGATCTGGTCATCGCCACCTACAGCATCACGCCGGAGCGCAAGCACGCGAAGCCGCCCGACTACAGTGTCGCGTTCGCCGGCCCGTACTACGTGGCCAGCCGGAGCTTCATGGTCCGCAAGAAGGCGAAGAGGGTGTCGATCGACGACTCCAGGATGCTGCGGAAGAAGCAGTTCGAAGTGTGTACCGCGAGGAGTTCGACGTACGAGACATGGCTGCCCAGGGCGGGCTACAACATGACGGGTTCGCTGCCGAACGGCTACGACAGGTGCGTGCGCGACCTGTTGGACCCGACGTCGTCGGTCTACGCGGTGAGCACGGACGACGTCATCCTCGCCGGGTTCGTCAAGAACAACCCCTCCGAGCTGAAGCGGCTGGACAGCGGTCCGGGCGCGGAGGGCTACGGCGTCGCCATGAATCCGGACGCGAAGGGGCTGAAGCGGGAGGTGTGTTCATCGCTGAAGAAGATCATGACCGACGGGGTCTGGGAGCGGCTGTACGCCGGCCACCTCGCCCCGCTGCTGAACAGGTCGAACCCGCCGAACAAGCCGAAGCTGGAGGAATGCCAGTCCTGA
- a CDS encoding PadR family transcriptional regulator — translation MLELAILGFLHEQPLHGYELKRRVAHLTGHVRPIADGTLYPAIKRLERAGWLERRTEPGSRAAPRHTLTLTGPGREELRRRLREADEVDISDENRWFTVLAFLRHLPSPAEQADVLRRRLAFLEEPSSFFYEGERPLGAESFDDPFRRGLLRIARATSEAELSWLGETLKELDAP, via the coding sequence ATGCTGGAACTGGCCATCCTTGGATTTCTGCACGAGCAACCGCTGCACGGCTACGAGCTGAAGCGCCGGGTCGCTCACCTCACCGGGCACGTCCGCCCCATCGCGGACGGCACGCTGTACCCGGCGATCAAGCGCCTGGAGCGCGCCGGATGGCTGGAGCGCCGCACCGAACCCGGCAGCAGGGCCGCTCCCCGTCACACCCTCACCCTGACCGGCCCGGGGCGCGAGGAGCTGCGGCGACGCCTGCGGGAGGCCGACGAGGTGGACATCAGCGACGAGAACCGCTGGTTCACGGTCCTCGCCTTCCTGCGTCATCTGCCGTCCCCGGCCGAGCAGGCGGACGTGCTGCGGCGCCGGCTCGCGTTCCTGGAGGAGCCGAGCAGCTTCTTCTACGAGGGGGAGCGGCCGCTCGGCGCCGAGTCGTTCGACGACCCGTTCCGGCGGGGGCTGCTGAGGATCGCCCGCGCGACCAGCGAGGCGGAGCTGAGCTGGCTCGGGGAGACGCTGAAGGAGCTGGACGCGCCCTGA
- a CDS encoding DUF2530 domain-containing protein — MAKWTPKHEAPEPLEGPVVATITGGTILWFVLFLVQLPFYGWFDDHGHLWWVWTCLAGAGLGLIGIWYVRGRDAAIKRAAAEADGSSGTGTGAEGAPGATA; from the coding sequence ATGGCGAAGTGGACACCGAAGCACGAGGCACCCGAGCCCCTGGAGGGGCCCGTCGTCGCCACCATCACCGGCGGCACGATCCTCTGGTTCGTCCTCTTCCTGGTCCAGCTCCCGTTCTACGGCTGGTTCGACGACCACGGGCACCTGTGGTGGGTGTGGACCTGCCTGGCCGGTGCGGGGCTCGGCCTGATCGGCATCTGGTACGTACGGGGACGGGACGCCGCGATCAAGCGGGCGGCCGCCGAGGCCGACGGATCGTCCGGCACCGGGACGGGCGCCGAGGGCGCGCCGGGCGCCACCGCCTGA
- a CDS encoding MFS transporter, with product MSTGSGADSAPAPTSTHESKPGGTFSSLKIRNYRLFATGAVISNTGTWMSRITQDWLVLSLTGSATAVGITTALQFLPMLLFGLYGGVIADRLPKRKLLLVSQAALGLCGIALAVLTLSGVVQVWHVYLIAFLLGMVTVVDNPARQSFVSEMVGPAQLRNAVSLNSANFQSARLIGPAVAGVLITTVGSGWAFMFNGLSFAAPLVGLLMMRTSELHKTTVVPRAKGQLREGLRYVSGHPELIWPIVLVGFVGTFGFNFPIWLTAFADEIFHGGAGMYSFFNILMAAGSLAGALLAARRRSSRLRMLVAAGTAFGLLEIIASLSPSVWLFAILLVPIGMIGLTTNISANTSVQMAADPAMRGRVMSLYMMVFAGGTPVGAPIVGWISDAYGVRTGMAVGGAFSLVAALGVGLMLARVGGLRLRVDLRPGRPHVRFVPREELATAA from the coding sequence TTGAGTACGGGATCCGGAGCAGACTCCGCCCCCGCACCGACTTCCACCCACGAGAGCAAGCCCGGCGGGACCTTCTCGTCGCTGAAGATCCGTAACTACCGCCTGTTCGCCACGGGCGCCGTGATCTCCAACACCGGTACCTGGATGTCCCGCATCACGCAGGACTGGCTCGTCCTGAGCCTCACCGGGTCCGCCACCGCCGTCGGCATCACCACGGCCCTCCAGTTCCTTCCGATGCTTCTGTTCGGCCTCTACGGCGGTGTCATCGCGGACCGTCTCCCGAAGCGGAAGCTGCTCCTCGTCAGCCAGGCGGCACTCGGCCTCTGCGGGATCGCCCTCGCGGTGCTCACGCTCTCCGGTGTGGTCCAGGTGTGGCACGTCTACCTCATCGCGTTCCTGCTCGGCATGGTGACGGTGGTCGACAACCCGGCCCGCCAGTCGTTCGTGTCCGAGATGGTCGGACCCGCCCAGCTGCGCAACGCGGTCAGTCTCAACTCGGCGAACTTCCAGTCCGCCCGGCTCATCGGCCCGGCCGTCGCCGGTGTCCTGATCACCACGGTCGGCAGCGGCTGGGCCTTCATGTTCAACGGCCTGTCCTTCGCCGCCCCGCTCGTCGGCCTGCTGATGATGCGTACGAGCGAGCTGCACAAGACCACCGTCGTACCGCGCGCCAAGGGACAGCTGCGGGAGGGCCTGCGCTACGTCTCCGGCCACCCCGAGCTGATCTGGCCGATCGTCCTGGTCGGCTTCGTCGGCACGTTCGGGTTCAACTTCCCGATCTGGCTCACGGCCTTCGCGGACGAGATCTTCCACGGCGGCGCCGGGATGTACTCGTTCTTCAACATCCTCATGGCGGCCGGTTCCCTCGCCGGTGCCCTGCTCGCCGCCCGCCGCCGCTCCTCCCGGCTGCGGATGCTGGTGGCCGCGGGCACGGCGTTCGGTCTGCTGGAGATCATCGCGTCGCTGTCGCCGTCCGTCTGGCTCTTCGCGATCCTGCTGGTCCCGATCGGCATGATCGGCCTGACGACCAACATCAGCGCGAACACGAGCGTCCAGATGGCCGCCGACCCGGCCATGCGCGGCCGGGTCATGAGCCTGTACATGATGGTCTTCGCCGGTGGTACGCCGGTGGGCGCCCCGATCGTCGGCTGGATCAGCGACGCCTACGGGGTCCGTACGGGCATGGCCGTCGGCGGCGCGTTCTCGCTGGTGGCCGCGCTCGGCGTCGGCCTGATGCTGGCCCGCGTCGGAGGCCTGCGCCTCCGCGTCGACCTGCGGCCGGGCCGCCCGCATGTCCGGTTCGTCCCACGGGAGGAGCTGGCCACGGCGGCGTGA
- a CDS encoding alpha/beta fold hydrolase, translated as MHNARVTADGARIRWVELPGLPGSTRTRVCLHGLGASSGPYFTASATHPLLAGGRTLLMDLLGFGISDRPTDFGYTLEEHADAVAAALEAAGAYDTDVIAHSMGGAVAIVLAARHPRLVARLVLVDANLDPVAPGPARPGSSGIAAYSEEEFLAHGWAEVRDRVGPHWWATMRLAGREALHRSAVQLARGTTPTMRELLLDLKIPRTFLRPQSDGPLPGEEALVEQGVRVVAVPECGHNIMLDNPEAFAEETARALAD; from the coding sequence ATGCACAACGCCCGGGTGACGGCCGACGGCGCGCGCATCAGGTGGGTGGAGCTGCCCGGCCTGCCCGGCAGTACCCGTACCCGGGTCTGCCTGCACGGGCTCGGGGCCTCGTCCGGCCCGTACTTCACCGCGAGCGCCACCCATCCCCTGCTGGCCGGTGGCCGGACGCTGCTCATGGACCTGCTGGGCTTCGGGATCAGCGACCGCCCCACGGATTTCGGCTACACGCTGGAGGAGCACGCCGACGCGGTGGCGGCGGCGCTGGAGGCGGCCGGCGCGTACGACACGGACGTGATCGCGCACAGCATGGGCGGCGCGGTGGCCATCGTGCTCGCGGCGCGCCATCCGCGCCTGGTGGCCCGGCTGGTCCTGGTCGACGCCAATCTGGACCCGGTCGCCCCCGGGCCCGCGCGGCCGGGCAGCAGCGGCATCGCGGCGTACTCGGAAGAGGAGTTCCTGGCGCACGGCTGGGCCGAGGTACGTGACCGGGTGGGGCCGCACTGGTGGGCGACCATGCGCCTGGCGGGCCGCGAGGCGCTGCACCGCAGCGCGGTGCAGCTCGCCCGCGGGACGACGCCGACGATGCGTGAACTGCTGCTCGACCTGAAGATTCCGCGCACCTTCCTGCGGCCGCAGAGCGACGGGCCGCTGCCCGGCGAGGAGGCGCTCGTCGAGCAGGGGGTACGGGTGGTGGCGGTCCCGGAGTGCGGGCACAACATCATGCTGGACAACCCGGAGGCGTTCGCCGAGGAGACCGCGCGGGCCCTCGCCGACTGA
- a CDS encoding aldo/keto reductase, whose translation MEYTQLGRTGLKVSRLVLGTMNFGPQTNEVDSHAIMDAALDTGLNFFDTANVYGWGENKGRTEEIIGTWFAQGGERRDKVVLATKMYGNMGADGEAWPNHDKLSAVNIRRSVDASLKRLQTDYIDLYQFHHVDRNTPFEEIWQAIDVLVQQGKILYAGSSNFAGYKIAQANELAARRGSLGLVSEQCIYNLMERRAEMEVIPAAQEYGLGVIPWSPLHGGLLGGVLKKEREGTAGRSASGRSADALKDAALRGKIQAYEDLLDKQGLEPGEVGLAWLLTRPGVTGPIVGPRNREQLDSALRALELDLSAELLASLDEIFPGPGPSPEAFAW comes from the coding sequence ATGGAGTACACGCAGCTCGGACGCACCGGACTCAAGGTCAGCCGCCTCGTCCTCGGCACCATGAACTTCGGCCCGCAGACCAATGAGGTGGACAGCCACGCCATCATGGACGCGGCGCTGGACACGGGTCTGAACTTCTTCGACACCGCGAATGTGTACGGCTGGGGCGAGAACAAGGGCCGCACCGAGGAGATCATCGGCACCTGGTTCGCCCAGGGCGGCGAACGCCGCGACAAGGTGGTCCTGGCCACCAAGATGTACGGGAACATGGGCGCCGACGGCGAGGCCTGGCCCAACCACGACAAGCTCTCCGCCGTGAACATCCGGCGCTCCGTCGATGCCTCGCTGAAGCGGCTCCAGACGGACTACATCGATCTCTACCAGTTCCACCACGTCGACCGGAACACCCCCTTCGAGGAGATCTGGCAGGCGATCGACGTCCTGGTGCAGCAGGGCAAGATCCTCTACGCCGGTTCGTCGAACTTCGCCGGTTACAAGATCGCCCAGGCCAATGAACTGGCCGCCCGGCGGGGCTCGTTGGGCCTGGTCAGCGAGCAGTGCATCTACAACCTGATGGAGCGCCGCGCCGAGATGGAGGTCATCCCGGCCGCGCAGGAGTACGGCCTCGGTGTCATCCCGTGGTCCCCGCTGCACGGCGGACTGCTGGGCGGCGTGCTGAAGAAGGAGCGCGAGGGCACGGCCGGACGCTCGGCCTCCGGCCGCAGCGCGGACGCGCTGAAGGACGCGGCGCTGCGCGGGAAGATCCAGGCGTACGAGGATCTGCTCGACAAGCAGGGCCTGGAGCCGGGCGAGGTCGGTCTGGCCTGGCTGCTCACCCGCCCCGGGGTGACGGGGCCGATCGTCGGACCGCGCAACCGGGAGCAGCTGGACTCGGCGCTGCGGGCGCTGGAGCTCGATCTCTCCGCGGAACTGCTGGCCTCGCTGGACGAGATCTTCCCGGGTCCGGGGCCTTCGCCGGAGGCGTTCGCCTGGTGA
- a CDS encoding Uma2 family endonuclease, which produces MTVVETDRIEMADSSDERTLDMMFEWLEPTPEGFKVEIVEGNIYMSPQRRTHWRIILDIIEQLRARYPRERLLSDVRIDFPGLLNGFASDVVALTDGATEDTNGRCRYQDIEFVAEVVSKSTAANDYGSKKATYATAGVPVYLIVDPYTGTWHLHTLPKEDEYRSVLSLDFGTRVDLTSTVVGLALETGDFPRD; this is translated from the coding sequence ATGACCGTCGTAGAGACCGACAGGATCGAGATGGCCGACAGCAGCGACGAGCGCACTCTGGACATGATGTTCGAGTGGCTTGAGCCCACCCCCGAGGGATTCAAGGTCGAGATCGTCGAGGGGAACATCTACATGTCGCCGCAGCGGCGCACACACTGGCGGATCATTCTCGACATCATCGAGCAGTTGCGCGCAAGGTACCCCCGGGAGCGCTTGCTGTCCGATGTGCGCATCGACTTCCCGGGGCTGCTCAACGGTTTCGCCTCAGATGTCGTGGCATTGACCGACGGCGCCACCGAGGACACCAACGGCCGGTGCCGCTACCAGGACATCGAGTTCGTGGCCGAGGTGGTCTCGAAGAGCACCGCCGCCAACGACTACGGATCGAAGAAGGCCACCTACGCCACCGCCGGTGTGCCCGTGTATCTCATCGTCGACCCGTACACCGGTACATGGCATCTCCACACGCTGCCGAAGGAAGACGAGTACCGCAGCGTGCTGAGCCTCGACTTCGGCACCCGGGTCGACCTCACCTCGACCGTGGTGGGCCTCGCTCTGGAGACCGGCGACTTCCCCCGCGACTGA